One Candidatus Stygibacter australis DNA segment encodes these proteins:
- a CDS encoding FlgD immunoglobulin-like domain containing protein, with the protein MKKYVFIACFTLMAISAYTCDMAAAVATDEGTLDWSYSPQWHYCTLLNTGLNSCPHDDGRGVTFHNTTPPDDIYSYRVNSGDDLNYYNISEYYTTSTVMLNHARITTDVNHEETAYHPFVWDSRTDSKVYTFMHNGGVTISNLETLLEEGADDDWLNDAFDHLHDNDHNIEISSVNDIIDSEYFFYWLIKNIEANRNILKGLEQALYKLDQIESEHSWRNFMFSDGDDLYIYKRGVIDNEDPDDYEHRIFYGEVVFHPNPYVSEYPGAYLAVTQNVSLDYDGPSVDYFDPIPSANELDDAELVVIESDGTITSYSNFGYYNSDHDYIPEVSYLSVNGVNWKCFPVDYTDLDAQVQLDETEDYVPILYESAQLYYNWNDMQDYDLEYIKGYKLNLSNIGGFGLLQYYLDGVHVLEDHEIPLSSSESRFWIPYFVHGSASVYDAFEEIIDDATFIQGQYWTMSRKNTSSSWTAAIDPGKSLTCYYGKMYDVILATGHPTVMDYYDILGYEELEEYIPPETEYYQYEEELEYEAILIDTIVSNEQIEEVAVYENGECIGASVFMGYPVFIRAFTSELNRSPEPLEFRIFTGGRSEPEVNYRVYDEDFALYRDEDVYPRENVITRVCLGEKGEAMPVMDDTIVHTKQYPDPFNPETAIEYSIPESGNVTIDVYNIRGQKVKSLVSSEQSAGLHKVIWNGTDERGKRAASGMYFYELKYQGQSIREKMLMMK; encoded by the coding sequence ATGAAAAAGTATGTATTTATAGCTTGTTTTACACTGATGGCAATCAGTGCCTATACATGTGATATGGCTGCTGCAGTAGCAACCGATGAAGGTACATTGGATTGGAGTTATTCACCTCAATGGCATTATTGTACATTACTCAATACTGGTTTAAACTCGTGTCCACATGATGATGGCAGGGGTGTAACCTTTCATAATACTACACCTCCTGATGATATCTATTCATATCGAGTTAATAGTGGAGATGATTTGAATTACTATAATATATCTGAATATTATACAACTTCAACAGTAATGCTTAATCATGCCAGAATTACTACAGATGTTAATCATGAAGAAACTGCATATCATCCCTTTGTGTGGGATTCTCGCACTGATAGCAAAGTATATACATTCATGCATAATGGAGGAGTTACTATCAGTAATCTTGAAACACTGTTAGAAGAGGGGGCAGATGATGACTGGCTTAATGATGCTTTTGACCATCTTCATGATAATGATCACAATATTGAAATCTCATCTGTTAATGATATAATTGATTCTGAATATTTCTTTTACTGGTTGATCAAAAACATTGAAGCAAATCGGAATATATTGAAAGGTCTTGAACAAGCTCTTTATAAATTAGATCAGATTGAAAGCGAGCATAGTTGGAGAAATTTTATGTTCAGTGATGGAGATGATCTATATATCTATAAAAGAGGTGTGATAGACAATGAAGACCCTGATGATTATGAACATCGTATATTTTATGGAGAGGTAGTATTTCATCCAAATCCATATGTTTCTGAATATCCCGGTGCTTATCTTGCCGTTACCCAGAATGTTTCTTTAGATTATGATGGTCCTTCTGTGGATTATTTCGATCCAATACCCTCAGCAAATGAACTTGATGATGCTGAGCTTGTTGTAATTGAAAGTGATGGTACTATTACTTCTTACAGTAATTTTGGTTATTACAATTCTGACCATGATTATATTCCAGAAGTATCATATTTATCAGTAAATGGCGTTAACTGGAAATGTTTCCCAGTGGATTATACAGATTTGGATGCCCAAGTTCAATTGGATGAGACGGAGGATTACGTTCCCATTCTTTACGAAAGTGCTCAGCTTTATTATAACTGGAATGATATGCAAGATTATGATCTGGAATACATAAAGGGTTACAAACTAAATCTCAGCAATATTGGAGGTTTTGGATTATTGCAATATTATTTAGATGGCGTCCACGTACTGGAAGATCATGAAATTCCTTTATCTTCTTCAGAAAGTCGTTTCTGGATCCCGTATTTCGTGCATGGCAGCGCTAGCGTATATGATGCTTTTGAAGAGATCATTGATGATGCAACGTTTATTCAGGGTCAATACTGGACAATGTCAAGAAAAAACACCTCATCAAGCTGGACTGCAGCTATTGATCCGGGAAAGAGTCTGACGTGCTATTATGGCAAAATGTATGATGTAATCTTAGCTACTGGGCATCCTACGGTGATGGATTATTATGATATTTTGGGATATGAAGAATTAGAAGAATATATCCCACCCGAAACTGAGTATTATCAGTATGAAGAAGAACTGGAATATGAAGCTATTCTGATAGACACAATAGTAAGCAATGAACAGATAGAGGAAGTGGCAGTATATGAAAATGGAGAGTGCATTGGAGCCAGTGTATTTATGGGATATCCTGTATTTATCAGAGCTTTTACTTCTGAATTGAACCGCAGTCCAGAGCCTTTGGAATTCAGAATATTTACTGGTGGCAGGTCTGAACCGGAAGTTAACTATCGGGTTTATGATGAGGATTTTGCCTTGTATCGCGATGAAGATGTCTATCCTCGGGAAAATGTTATCACGCGAGTATGTCTGGGAGAAAAAGGTGAAGCTATGCCAGTGATGGATGATACTATAGTTCACACTAAGCAATATCCTGATCCTTTCAATCCCGAAACAGCGATCGAATATTCAATTCCTGAGAGCGGAAATGTTACTATAGATGTCTATAACATCAGGGGGCAGAAGGTGAAAAGCCTGGTATCTTCTGAACAATCAGCAGGATTGCACAAAGTTATCTGGAACGGTACAGATGAAAGAGGCAAAAGAGCTGCTTCTGGAATGTATTTTTATGAACTTAAATATCAGGGTCAAAGCATTAGAGAAAAGATGCTGATGATGAAATAG
- a CDS encoding T9SS type A sorting domain-containing protein, with the protein MRKCILLLLVLLPLLSEAFVWEIAQDGSGDFSEIQTAIDIVESGDTLLVHPGTYYENILIFYKDIHLMSLYAVTQDTSYIHTTILDGSHTSNVVYYYYPPESVSLTGFTIINGYSRTGIENCFHHGAGVIFFGDELEISHCIIEHNYSEYRAGGVYIADGSLYLKGTIIRYNVGVDSGGGLAFGNDGILFDSEDLNSIYCNYARLGSDIYISVDSDYSYNFPMQRGTSLPPNRQYFYDGYNDDDMFNVSYDEVYITETCQEVYVSPDGDNSNDGISSESPLKNIWYATLKCEGDVENPGIIHIAAGTYSRSSNDELPVTGLKSNMYVIGSGSDCTILDRENESGVFGVLKKENNQIEGFTICNDSGEFTIHNLDFCGYNMSGSAEVEDIVCENNSCNAISVINYDIFELNNVGIYDNSSLCNTIQMSSIYRAELKNLKIKGGYPLIEEGTGDILGGFGIIVVNGNNIQEPLDYYFENVCITDLDSHVYQACLPFGYAINGDDDFLNLFLINSTISGNITNNNSLCALGANNGANLYIYNSIVYNNEYHSLLIGGNATAGETYIGVTHSLVEGGFDDMVDLGGDWTAEWLEGNLDIDENPEYCGVGKSEFSLQNDSPCIDSGTLTGLPEGYELCETDLAGNPRVYGDGIDMGCYEWQGTECDFDWEQEQSSVSFSVISNEEIYDIGWDFECDEEIDSYELNPTHIYTENGTYSVGVYINEGRGGRKYETCLTITTVGIIEEEIANAPLSCRNYPNPFNPRTTIEFDLPAKGEVTLAVYDIKGRKVKEMLNAVLETGKHSFIWNGRNDDDLEAASGIYFYEIKWAGQKIRNKINLLK; encoded by the coding sequence ATGAGAAAATGTATTTTATTATTACTTGTACTTTTACCTTTATTGTCAGAAGCTTTTGTGTGGGAAATTGCTCAAGATGGCAGTGGTGATTTCAGTGAAATACAGACGGCAATAGATATTGTAGAAAGTGGAGACACTCTTTTAGTACATCCTGGCACATATTATGAGAATATCCTGATATTTTACAAAGACATTCACCTAATGAGCCTATATGCTGTTACTCAAGATACCAGTTATATCCATACGACAATATTGGATGGCAGTCATACCTCGAATGTGGTTTATTACTACTACCCACCAGAGAGTGTATCACTGACCGGATTTACTATTATCAACGGATACAGTCGCACAGGCATAGAAAATTGTTTTCACCATGGTGCAGGTGTAATATTTTTTGGCGATGAACTGGAAATTTCGCATTGTATTATTGAACATAATTATTCAGAATATAGAGCTGGTGGAGTTTACATTGCAGATGGTTCACTTTACCTGAAAGGTACTATAATAAGATATAATGTAGGTGTAGATAGTGGAGGGGGATTAGCTTTCGGAAACGATGGAATTTTATTTGATTCTGAAGATTTAAATAGTATCTATTGTAATTATGCAAGATTAGGATCAGATATATACATATCTGTAGATTCTGATTACAGCTATAATTTTCCAATGCAGAGAGGTACCTCATTACCTCCTAACAGACAATATTTTTATGACGGATACAATGATGATGATATGTTTAATGTGAGTTATGATGAAGTCTATATTACAGAAACCTGTCAGGAAGTTTATGTTTCACCGGATGGAGACAACAGTAATGATGGTATTTCTTCTGAAAGTCCTTTAAAGAACATCTGGTATGCTACTTTGAAATGCGAAGGAGATGTAGAGAATCCAGGAATAATCCACATAGCTGCCGGTACATATTCTCGCAGCAGTAATGATGAACTACCCGTGACAGGCTTGAAATCTAATATGTATGTAATCGGCAGCGGTTCTGATTGCACAATATTAGATCGTGAAAATGAATCAGGTGTGTTTGGGGTCTTGAAAAAGGAAAATAACCAAATAGAAGGATTCACTATTTGTAATGATTCCGGTGAATTTACAATTCATAATCTGGATTTTTGTGGATATAATATGTCTGGTTCAGCAGAGGTCGAAGATATTGTCTGTGAAAATAATTCATGCAATGCAATTAGTGTAATTAATTATGATATTTTTGAGCTTAACAATGTTGGAATCTATGACAATTCCAGCCTATGTAATACTATACAGATGAGTTCTATCTATAGGGCTGAACTAAAAAATCTAAAAATAAAGGGCGGTTACCCTTTAATAGAAGAGGGTACCGGAGATATTTTAGGTGGTTTTGGAATAATAGTTGTTAATGGGAACAATATTCAAGAACCGTTGGATTATTACTTCGAGAATGTATGTATTACTGATCTTGATAGCCACGTTTATCAAGCATGTCTGCCCTTTGGCTATGCAATTAATGGTGATGATGACTTTCTTAATTTGTTTCTAATAAATTCAACAATTAGTGGTAATATAACCAATAATAATTCACTTTGTGCATTGGGTGCAAACAATGGTGCTAATCTTTATATTTATAACTCTATTGTATATAATAATGAATACCATAGTTTATTGATTGGGGGAAATGCTACAGCAGGTGAAACATATATTGGCGTGACCCATTCCTTAGTTGAAGGTGGTTTTGATGATATGGTAGATTTGGGGGGTGACTGGACGGCTGAGTGGCTGGAAGGTAATCTGGATATAGACGAGAACCCTGAATATTGTGGAGTAGGTAAGAGTGAATTTAGCCTGCAAAATGATTCTCCCTGCATTGATAGTGGCACGCTGACAGGTTTACCGGAAGGTTATGAACTGTGCGAAACTGATCTGGCAGGCAATCCGCGTGTTTATGGAGATGGCATTGATATGGGTTGCTACGAATGGCAGGGCACGGAATGTGATTTTGACTGGGAACAGGAGCAAAGCAGTGTGTCATTTTCAGTAATCAGTAATGAAGAGATATATGATATTGGCTGGGATTTTGAATGTGATGAAGAGATAGACAGTTATGAATTGAATCCTACCCATATATACACAGAGAATGGCACTTATAGCGTGGGAGTTTATATCAATGAAGGTAGAGGTGGCAGAAAATATGAAACCTGCCTCACAATTACCACAGTAGGTATTATCGAAGAGGAAATAGCAAATGCTCCTCTAAGCTGCCGCAACTATCCTAATCCATTTAATCCACGCACAACTATTGAATTTGACCTGCCGGCTAAGGGTGAAGTGACACTGGCTGTTTATGATATTAAAGGCAGAAAAGTGAAAGAGATGTTAAATGCTGTACTGGAGACTGGGAAGCATTCCTTCATCTGGAATGGCAGAAATGATGATGATCTTGAAGCAGCCTCTGGCATTTATTTCTATGAAATTAAATGGGCTGGACAAAAAATCAGGAATAAAATTAATTTATTAAAATAA